Sequence from the Streptomyces sp. NBC_00440 genome:
CAGGACCCGGGGGCCAATGCCTCGCTGGTCCGGCTGCTGACCGGGCCGCGCTGGCGGATCGGCCCGCGCGACCTGGCGCTGCTGGGCCGCCGGGCGCGGCTCCTCGTGCGGTACGACGGCGCGGGCGACGACGGCGCCGACCCGGACCAGCGGCTCGCCGAAGCCGTCGAAGGGGTCGACCCGGCCGAGGTGGTCTCGCTGGCGGACGCGCTGGACACGTTTCTGGCGGGCGGCGCGGACCAGGGTGGTGTGGACGGGCCGGGCGGCGGCCGGGCGGACGACGGGCTTCCGTTCTCCGCCGACGCCCGGGTGAGGTTCGCCCGCCTCGCCGCGGAACTGCGCGACCTGCGCCGCTCGCTGGCCGACCCGCTGATGGACGTACTGCACCGGGTGCTCGCCACGACCGGCCTGGAGGTCGAGCTCTCGGCCTCCCCGCACGCCCTGGCCGCCCGCCGGCGGGAGACCCTCTCCCACTTCCTGGACATAGCGGCGGGCTTCGCCTCGCTGGACGGCGAGGCGAGCCTGCTGGCCTTCCTGGCCTTTCTGCGGACGGCGGCCCAGTACGAGAAGGGCCTGGACAACGCGCTGCCCGGCGGCGAGAACACCGTGAAGGTCCTCACCGCCCACAAGTCCAAGGGCCTCGAATGGGATGTGGTCGCGGTCCCCTCCCTGGTGGCCAGGCAGTTCCCGAGCGAGCAGTCCCGTGAGTCCTGGACGGCGCAGCCGAAGGTGCTGCCGCACGCGCTGCGCGGCGACGCGGCGACGCTCCCCGGGGTGGGGGCGTGGGACGCCAAGGGGCTTGCCGCATTCAAGGCGGCGATGAAGTCCCACCAGCACACGGAGGAACTCCGCCTCGGCTACGTCACGTTCACCCGCCCGCGCTCGCTGCTGCTCGGCTCGGCCCACTGGTGGGGCCCGAGCCAGAAGCGCCCGCGCGGCCCGTCGGACTTCCTGCTCGCGCTCCAGGAGCACTGCGCGGCGGGGTACGGAGAGACGGAGGTCTGGGCGGACGCCCCGGAGGAGGACGAGGAGAACCCGGCGCTGCGGGACGCGGCGGCGGACCACGCCTGGCCCCTGCCGCTGGACGAGACATCCCTGCACCGCCGCAGGGCAGCGGCCGAACTGGTCCTGGACCAGCTCAACGAGATGGCCGACCAGGATCACCTGCGCCGGCCGGACCGGCCGGAGGAGCCGGACCAGCCGGACCACTCCGTGGCGCCCGCCCCGCACGACGCCCCCACCCCGCACGGCACTCAGGCTCCCGCCTCCCCATCCGTGCCGCACGCCCGGTCCCCGCTCGCCCCCGAGGACGCCCGCACCATCACCTCCTGGGACCGCGACCTCGACGCCCTCACGGGCGAACTGCTCCGCGCCAGACGCACCGTGCGCGACGTCCCCGTACCGCTCACCCTCACCGCCACCCAGCTGCTGCGCCTCGCCGGCGACCCCGACGCGTTCGCGCACGAACTGGCCCGGCCCATGCCGCGCCCCCCACAGCCCGCCGCCCGCCGCGGCACCCGTTTCCACGCCTGGGTCGAGTCACGTTTCGAGGAACTGCCGCTGCCCATGCTCGGCCCCGACGAGCTGCCCGGCGGTGACGACGACGAACCGGAGATCGCCGACGAGCGCGATCTGGCCGAACTGAAGGCGGCCTTCGAGCGCACCCCGTACGCCGGGCGCACGCCCCACCGGGTCGAGGCTCCCTTCACTCTCACTCTCGCCGGCCGGGTGATCCGCGGCCGGATGGACGCCGTCTACCGCACCTCCCGCGACACCTACGAGATCGTCGACTGGAAGACCCACCGCGCCCACACCGCCGACCCGCTCCAGCTGGCCGTCTACCGCCTGGCCTGGGCCGAGCAGCACCACATCCCGCTCACCTCGGTCACGGCCGCGTTCCTCTACGTACGGACCGGGGAAGTGATCCGGCCCACACCGCTGCCGGGCCGGGCCGGTCTTGAGCGGATCCTGCTGGGTGATCCGCCGGGCGAGCCACCCCGACCGGCCGGTTAGGCTCGACGGCATGAGCGACACCCCGGACAGCGCCGTCCGCACGTACATAGACCAGCACCGCGAGCCCTTCCTCGAAGACCTGGCCGACTGGCTGCGCATTCCGTCTGTCTCCGCGCAGCCGGATCACGCAGCCGATGTACGCCGCAGCGCCGACTGGCTGGCCGCCAAACTCAGGGAGACCGGCTTCCCGGTCACCGAGATCCTCGATACGCCCGGTGCCCCCGCGGTGTTCGCCGAGTGGCCTTCGGGCGACCCGGGAGCGCCGACCGTCCTCGTCTACGGTCACCACGACGTCCAGCCCGCGGCGGTCGAGGACGGCTGGGGCACCGACCCCTTCGAGCCGGTCGTCAGGGACGGCCGGATGTACGGCAGGGGCGCGGCCGACGACAAGGGCCAGGTGTTCTTCCACACACTCGGGGTCCGGGCCCACCTCGCCGCCACCGGCCGCACCGCTCCCGCCGTCAACCTCAAGCTCCTCATCGAGGGCGAGGAGGAGTCCGGCTCCCCGCACTTCAGGGAGCTGGTCGAGCAGCAGGCCGAGCGCTTCGCGGCCGACGTGGTGATCGTCTCGGACACCGGTATGTGGTCCGAGACGACCCCGACCGTCTGCACCGGTATGCGCGGCCTCGCCGAGTGCGAGATCACCTTCGAGGGTCCCGACCAGGACATCCACTCGGGCTCGTTCGGCGGCGCTGTACCGAACCCGGCCACCGCGGCGGCCCGGCTGGTCGCCGCGCTGCACGACGCCGAAGGGCGCGTCACCATCCCGGGTTTCTACGACGGTGTCGCGGAGCTCACGGACGCCGAGCGCGAGCTCTTCGCGGAGCTGCCCTTCGACGAGGCCGAGTGGCTGCGTACCGCCAAGTCCCGTGCGGCGGCCGGTGAGCGGGGTCACACCACGCTGGAGCGGATCTGGGCCCGCCCGACCGCCGAGGTCAACGGCATCGGCGGCGGCTACCAGGGCGCGGGCGGCAAGACGGTCGTCCCGTCGTCGGCCATGGTGAAGCTCTCGTTCCGGCTGGTCGCGGGCCAGGACCCGGTCCGGACCGAGAAGCTGGTCACCGAGTGGGCGGCCGGCCGCGCGGAGCCCGGGATCCGCCAGGAGATCACGTTCAGCGCCGGCACCCGCCCGTGTCTGACCCCGCTGGACCATCCGGCGCTCCAGTCGGTCGTACGGGCCATGGGCCGGGCGTTCGGCGAGAAGATCCGCTTCACCCGGGAGGGCGGCTCGGGCCCCGCCGCCGATCTCCAGGACGTCCTCGGTGCCCCGGTGCTCTTCCTGGGCATCTCCGTGCCGTCCGACGGCTGGCACGCACCGAACGAGAAGGTCGAACTCGCCCTGCTGTTCAAGGGTGTGGAGACCACCGCCCATCTGTGGGGCGACATGGCCGCAGCCCTGCGATGAGAACGCTGAACCGAACCACCCAGTCCATGAGGGGGAGTTGGAAGCACCTGTGAGCAACTTCAGCAATGCCACCGAAGGTCACGCGAGTGAAGGCGGAACCACTGATGGCCGGGCCGCCGACGCCCGTACCGCCGATAACGGCACAGCCGGGGCCGGCACCGCCACGGATCCGCACCGGCCGATCGCTCTGACGGACCCGAGCGGCGTCGACCGGGCCGCCCACCACCGCCTCGACGAGGCGTGGCTCGCGGCGGCCTGGAGCCACCCGACGACCCGGGTGTTCGTGGTCTCCGGCGGCCAGGCGCTGATCGACGAGACGCCCGACGGCCGTACCGAGCTGCTCAAGACCCCGTCCTTCGAGGCCCCCCTCACCGAGGAGCACCGCTACTTCCTCGGCACGGACACGGACGGAGTGCGGTACTTCGCGCTCCAGAAGGACACCCTCCCGGGCCGGATGGACCAGTCAGCCCGCCCGGCCGGGCTGCGCGAGGCGGGGCTGCTGCTCTCGCCGCTCGACGCCGGGCTCCTGGTGCACGCGGTGGCGCTGGAGAACTGGCAGCGGCTGCACCGGTTCTGCTCCCGCTGCGGCGAGCGCACCGTCATCGCCGCGGCCGGTCACATCCGGCGCTGCCAGGCCTGCGGGGCGGAGCACTACCCGCGTACCGACCCGGCCGTGATCATGCTCGTCACCGACGAGCACGACAGGGCGCTGCTCGGCCGGCAGGTGCACTGGCCCGAGGGCCGGTTCTCCACGCTCGCCGGTTTTGTCGAGCCGGGCGAGTCCATCGAGGCCGCGGTGGGGCGCGAGGTGTTCGAGGAGGCAGGTGTCACGGTCGGCTCGGTGCAGTACATCGCCAGCCAGCCCTGGCCCTTCCCGTCCAGTCTGATGCTCGGCTTCATGGCGCAGGCCACGAGCTCCGAGATCACCGTGGACGGCGAGGAGATCAGCGAGGCCCGCTGGTTCTCGCGGGACGATCTGCGGTCGGCGATCGAGTCCGGGGACGTGCTGCCCCCGGCCGGCATCTCGATCGCGGCCCGGCTGGTGGAGCTCTGGTACGGCAAGCCGCTGCCGAAGCCGCTGGCCTGACAGGACATCAGCGCCTTCCCGGTCGGCTTCGCCGGGGGTTCTTAGAAACCTCTTATCCGTGGTCACCACCCTCACGATCATGGACGAACCCGAGAACTCCCCGCGCGCCGAGAGCCAGTCGCCCACGCCTGCGCACGCCGTCCCGAGCCGGGGGCCGGACCGGCCGCGTGGGCACCGGGACGCCGGGGGAGCCGCGCGCAGGCGTCGCAACCGGGCCCTGGGGATCGCGGCGGCCATCGCTGTCACCGTGACCACTGCCTCGGCGGGGTACGCCGCCATCGCCCGAACGGCGGAGGACGCTCCGCAGTACACGAAGCCCCGGGTACGCGCAGGCGCTGTCGACTTTCCCGTGGCGGGTGGCACCACCACCGTCGACACGGCCTCCCTGCGCGTCACGGGACATACGGGCCACGGGACGGCCGTTCCGGTCTCCGACGCCGCCGCCGACGCCGATGGATTCGGTCGGCCGGGCAAGGTCGAGGTGCACGGCTCGCACGCCTCCTGGTCGTACCCCGCCAGGGGGCTGCGCGTGACCGCGGCGGGCGAGAGCGGGCGGCTGCTGATGACGGTGCGCTCGGAGAAGGACGGGACCCTCGCGTGGCCGGTGACCGGCAAGGGGGCCGGCACGGGGGCGCGGGGCGCCTCGCTGCAGATCCCGAGGGGAGAGGGGCTCTCCGTTCCGGTCGCTGACCGGTTCTGGAACTCCCGGCAGGCGGGTCTTGTCGGCACCGATGACGATCTGGCCACCGGTTCCCTCACCTTGCCTCTGTGGGGCTACACCTCGCACGGGCACGGCGTCAGCTACCTCGTGCCGGAGAGCATCGGGACCTCACTCGGATTCGCCTCCGCCGACGGGCGGTTGAACGCCACGGCGAAGCACGAGTTCTCCCGCCGGGAGCGGACCCTCGACTACACGGTCGCCTTCTCCCTCACCTCCGCCTCTCCCGTGGCGCCGGCCGCCGACTACCACCGCTGGCTCGGTGAACACGGGCAACTGCACACGCTGAAGCAGAAGATCGCCGAGAACCCCGAGGTCGGAAAGCTGCTCGGAGCCGAGCACGCCTATCTGTGGGGCGGAGCCCGTGACGCCGAGGCGGTGCGGACCCTGCGCAAGCAGGGCAACACGCGGCTGTGGCTCGGCTACGACGCCGACGGTCACCCCATGAGCCGGGATGCGGTGGCGGAGGCCAGGAAGCTGGGCTATCTGGTCGGCCCGTACGACTCGTACGACAACGGCCAGGACCCGGAGACCGCCGACACCCCCATCGCCAAGTGGCCCGGCAGGGTCTACCCGGACTTCTGCGTGCGCGACGCGAAGGGCACCATCGCGACGGGCTTCGGCGCACGCGGCTGCTACCTCAGCTCCGAAGCGTTCGCGAAGTCCGAGCCCACCGAGCACTACCTGGCTCGGCACACGGAGGAGATGACGAAGAACGGTGCCAACAGCGTCTTCGTGGACGTCGATGCCGCGGGTGAGCTGTTCAGCGACTTCACCGGGAGCCACCCGATGACGAAGAGGCAGGACCGCGACAACCGGATGGACCGCCTGCGGACGCTGGCCGACAAGGACCACTTCGTCGTCGGGTCGGAATCCGCCGTCTCCTGGTCGGCCTCGGCGCTCGCGTTCGACCACGGCGCGCAGACACCCGTCAACGACGGCCTGTGGGCCTTCCAGAAGGACAAGACCAAGTGGGGGGCCTACTACCCCGCGGACGCTCCCGGCCAGTTCTTCCACCCGACCACGCTCCCCGCGTCCCTGGCCAAGTCGATGTTCGACCCCGCCTACCGCGTCCCGCTGTACGAGACCGCACTGCACGACTCGCTGGTCAACACCGACCGCTGGGAGATGCCCTACGACAAGCTCCCGGCGCAGAAGAAGGACCGTGCGCTGATGTCGGTCCTCTACAACACGCCGCTCAACTTCGTCCTGGGGGACCAGAACCTGGCCTCCACGGGCAAGGAGATGGCCGCACTGCAGCACTACTTCGCGCCCCTGCACAAGGCGGCCGGTACCGAGCGGATGACGGCGTTCCACTGGCTGACCGAGGATCACCTCGTCCAGCACTCTGTCTTCGGGGACGGCACCCTGACGGTGACGGCCAACTTCGGCACCACGGCGCACGACGGTCTGCCGGGCGGCTGTGTGGACGCGAAACTGAAGGACGAGCCGAAGGCCCGGCGGCTCTGCCCGGCCAACGGCTGACCGGTCCCCGGCCTGATCCAGACGGAAGACCCCAGGACCTGTCCGGCCGGTCTTCGTGGGCCCGCGACGCCCGGCACGGCACCTCGCCGCGTTGTCGGAGTCACCCCAGTACGTCCAGTACGGGGGCGATCCTCCGCCTTGCGAGGCACCGCACCGGACGCCGCGGCCTGATCCACGAAGACCGGCCGGACACGCCCTAGTAGCTCCGCTACGAGAACATTCCGGCGCCTTGCGATCGCACGCACCAGACGCCGCGCGGCCGCCCTTCGGGCAACGACGGCACTTTGACGACGGGCCCTAGCGGCTCACCGGGATCCAGCCCGGGGTGTCGTCCTGGTTGCGGGGCTGCAGTTCGACCTTGATGTGGTGCGTGTTGTCCCGGGTCACCGACCCACTGCCGCCCACGGTGACCACGCCGATCCGCAGCTTCCCCTCGCCGTCGACCTCCCGGCTCACCTGCACCGCGATCTCCAGCGTCACCCGCTCCACGCTGAGGCGCAGCGTGCTGTCGCCGATCCGGCGCTGCGCCTCGGCCAGCTCGGTCCTCACCTGGCTGATCAGGTCCGCAAGACCGGCCACTGGTGCGGCTCCCGTCCCGTCACTCATTTGCTCCCCCTTGTGCAGCCCGGGTCCCATTGTCGCGCCCTGCCCCTACTGTGGGGAAGCATGGAGGGGGAGTCGATACGGCTCAACATGCTTATGGATCAACAGAGTTGGCGGCTGCGACTGCGTGCGGAGCTGCCCGGGGGCGAGCCGGGGGACGTGCTCGGCGCCGGGGTCCTGCTCGGCCGGGACCTGGTGCTGACCTGTGCCCATGTGGTGCCCGGCCCCACCGAGCCGGTACGGGTCGAGTTCCCGGTCCTGGCCGGGGAGCCGAACGGGGTGTCGCGCTCGGCGCGGGTGGTCGAAGGCCACTGGGTGGAACGGTACGGGCGCGACGAAGGGG
This genomic interval carries:
- a CDS encoding UvrD-helicase domain-containing protein, encoding MSQGAVSLSEVTTPRITGPEQLKELLGIPFTPEQTACITAPPAPQVIVAGAGSGKTTVMAARVVWLVGTGQVAPEQVLGLTFTNKAAGELAERVRKALVRAGVTDPDAPGPHRSSSVRHPSVPTASADPYYSPGEPRISTYHAFAGQLLTDHGLRIGLEPSSRLLADATRYQLAARVLKEAPGPYPALTKSFSSLVSDLLALDGELAEHLVTPEALRAYDTGLLADLEGARLSNAELRKVPEAAGARRELLDLVSRYRAAKRSRDLLDFGDQIALSAELALTRPEVGTILRDEFRVVLLDEYQDTSVAQRLLLSGLFGGGSGHAVTAVGDPCQAIYGWRGASVANLDDFPEHFPYADGSPATRFSLSENRRSGGRLLDLANGLAAPLRAMHAGVEALRPAPGAERDGMVRCALLRTHEEEIGWLADSIAHLVRTGKDPGEIAVLCRTAGDFAEIQGALVARDVPVEVVGLSGLLHLPEVADLVAVCEVLQDPGANASLVRLLTGPRWRIGPRDLALLGRRARLLVRYDGAGDDGADPDQRLAEAVEGVDPAEVVSLADALDTFLAGGADQGGVDGPGGGRADDGLPFSADARVRFARLAAELRDLRRSLADPLMDVLHRVLATTGLEVELSASPHALAARRRETLSHFLDIAAGFASLDGEASLLAFLAFLRTAAQYEKGLDNALPGGENTVKVLTAHKSKGLEWDVVAVPSLVARQFPSEQSRESWTAQPKVLPHALRGDAATLPGVGAWDAKGLAAFKAAMKSHQHTEELRLGYVTFTRPRSLLLGSAHWWGPSQKRPRGPSDFLLALQEHCAAGYGETEVWADAPEEDEENPALRDAAADHAWPLPLDETSLHRRRAAAELVLDQLNEMADQDHLRRPDRPEEPDQPDHSVAPAPHDAPTPHGTQAPASPSVPHARSPLAPEDARTITSWDRDLDALTGELLRARRTVRDVPVPLTLTATQLLRLAGDPDAFAHELARPMPRPPQPAARRGTRFHAWVESRFEELPLPMLGPDELPGGDDDEPEIADERDLAELKAAFERTPYAGRTPHRVEAPFTLTLAGRVIRGRMDAVYRTSRDTYEIVDWKTHRAHTADPLQLAVYRLAWAEQHHIPLTSVTAAFLYVRTGEVIRPTPLPGRAGLERILLGDPPGEPPRPAG
- a CDS encoding dipeptidase, yielding MSDTPDSAVRTYIDQHREPFLEDLADWLRIPSVSAQPDHAADVRRSADWLAAKLRETGFPVTEILDTPGAPAVFAEWPSGDPGAPTVLVYGHHDVQPAAVEDGWGTDPFEPVVRDGRMYGRGAADDKGQVFFHTLGVRAHLAATGRTAPAVNLKLLIEGEEESGSPHFRELVEQQAERFAADVVIVSDTGMWSETTPTVCTGMRGLAECEITFEGPDQDIHSGSFGGAVPNPATAAARLVAALHDAEGRVTIPGFYDGVAELTDAERELFAELPFDEAEWLRTAKSRAAAGERGHTTLERIWARPTAEVNGIGGGYQGAGGKTVVPSSAMVKLSFRLVAGQDPVRTEKLVTEWAAGRAEPGIRQEITFSAGTRPCLTPLDHPALQSVVRAMGRAFGEKIRFTREGGSGPAADLQDVLGAPVLFLGISVPSDGWHAPNEKVELALLFKGVETTAHLWGDMAAALR
- the nudC gene encoding NAD(+) diphosphatase; this encodes MALTDPSGVDRAAHHRLDEAWLAAAWSHPTTRVFVVSGGQALIDETPDGRTELLKTPSFEAPLTEEHRYFLGTDTDGVRYFALQKDTLPGRMDQSARPAGLREAGLLLSPLDAGLLVHAVALENWQRLHRFCSRCGERTVIAAAGHIRRCQACGAEHYPRTDPAVIMLVTDEHDRALLGRQVHWPEGRFSTLAGFVEPGESIEAAVGREVFEEAGVTVGSVQYIASQPWPFPSSLMLGFMAQATSSEITVDGEEISEARWFSRDDLRSAIESGDVLPPAGISIAARLVELWYGKPLPKPLA
- a CDS encoding glycoside hydrolase, with the protein product MDEPENSPRAESQSPTPAHAVPSRGPDRPRGHRDAGGAARRRRNRALGIAAAIAVTVTTASAGYAAIARTAEDAPQYTKPRVRAGAVDFPVAGGTTTVDTASLRVTGHTGHGTAVPVSDAAADADGFGRPGKVEVHGSHASWSYPARGLRVTAAGESGRLLMTVRSEKDGTLAWPVTGKGAGTGARGASLQIPRGEGLSVPVADRFWNSRQAGLVGTDDDLATGSLTLPLWGYTSHGHGVSYLVPESIGTSLGFASADGRLNATAKHEFSRRERTLDYTVAFSLTSASPVAPAADYHRWLGEHGQLHTLKQKIAENPEVGKLLGAEHAYLWGGARDAEAVRTLRKQGNTRLWLGYDADGHPMSRDAVAEARKLGYLVGPYDSYDNGQDPETADTPIAKWPGRVYPDFCVRDAKGTIATGFGARGCYLSSEAFAKSEPTEHYLARHTEEMTKNGANSVFVDVDAAGELFSDFTGSHPMTKRQDRDNRMDRLRTLADKDHFVVGSESAVSWSASALAFDHGAQTPVNDGLWAFQKDKTKWGAYYPADAPGQFFHPTTLPASLAKSMFDPAYRVPLYETALHDSLVNTDRWEMPYDKLPAQKKDRALMSVLYNTPLNFVLGDQNLASTGKEMAALQHYFAPLHKAAGTERMTAFHWLTEDHLVQHSVFGDGTLTVTANFGTTAHDGLPGGCVDAKLKDEPKARRLCPANG
- a CDS encoding trypco2 family protein is translated as MSDGTGAAPVAGLADLISQVRTELAEAQRRIGDSTLRLSVERVTLEIAVQVSREVDGEGKLRIGVVTVGGSGSVTRDNTHHIKVELQPRNQDDTPGWIPVSR